Proteins from one Bradyrhizobium amphicarpaeae genomic window:
- a CDS encoding Gfo/Idh/MocA family protein, which yields MSSKGSAPAKAGLRVGVIGAGVMGSNHARVLAGLPGVSLVGVVDPSPAHRTRATELANCASFETLDQLLAEGVDAVTIAAPTHLHHEVALACIAKNIHVLVEKPIASTVEEGREIVAAAHKAGVTLMVGHVERFNPAVVAVKQAIAGEDILSIAITRVGPFPPRMSNVGVVIDLAVHDIDLIRWFTESDIVEVQPQLSSAVAEREDIALLQFRTANGVLAHINTNWLTPFKARSVTVATRGKYVMGDLLTRQVTECFGFKPDGSYSMRHLPVGHDEPLRAELIAFLKAVRNGETPAVTGDEGVASLEIATQCLETPSRPAAKSPALKGPRRVAG from the coding sequence ATGAGTTCCAAAGGGTCTGCACCGGCAAAGGCCGGCTTGCGCGTCGGCGTCATTGGCGCCGGTGTAATGGGGAGCAACCACGCGCGCGTGCTTGCGGGTCTTCCCGGCGTCAGCCTCGTGGGCGTCGTCGATCCTTCGCCGGCACATCGCACACGCGCGACGGAACTGGCCAATTGCGCAAGCTTCGAGACCCTCGACCAGCTGTTGGCCGAAGGCGTCGACGCCGTCACCATCGCAGCTCCGACCCATCTGCATCACGAGGTCGCGCTCGCCTGCATCGCCAAGAACATCCATGTTCTGGTCGAGAAGCCGATCGCATCCACCGTGGAGGAGGGCCGCGAGATCGTCGCTGCCGCGCACAAGGCCGGCGTCACGCTGATGGTCGGCCATGTCGAGCGCTTCAATCCGGCGGTCGTCGCCGTCAAGCAGGCGATCGCGGGCGAGGACATTCTCTCCATCGCGATCACGCGGGTCGGCCCGTTCCCGCCGCGCATGTCCAATGTCGGCGTCGTCATCGACCTCGCCGTGCACGACATCGATCTGATCCGCTGGTTCACCGAATCCGACATCGTCGAGGTGCAGCCGCAATTGTCGAGCGCGGTCGCCGAACGCGAGGACATTGCGCTGTTGCAGTTCCGCACGGCCAACGGCGTGCTCGCGCACATCAACACCAACTGGCTGACGCCGTTCAAGGCGCGCAGCGTCACGGTCGCGACCCGCGGCAAATACGTGATGGGCGATCTGCTGACGCGCCAGGTCACCGAATGCTTCGGCTTCAAGCCTGACGGCAGCTATTCGATGCGGCATCTGCCGGTCGGCCATGACGAACCGCTCCGCGCCGAGCTGATCGCGTTCCTCAAGGCGGTGCGCAACGGCGAGACGCCGGCGGTCACGGGCGACGAAGGCGTTGCCAGCCTCGAGATCGCGACGCAGTGCCTGGAGACGCCGTCACGGCCCGCGGCCAAATCGCCCGCCCTCAAGGGCCCGCGCCGCGTCGCCGGCTAA